The Planktothrix tepida PCC 9214 genome window below encodes:
- a CDS encoding N-acetylmuramoyl-L-alanine amidase — MKQILGLTAMISLALSSSISAEQPLYVAYPPDDHKTTSDRIFLIGTAAQEGEVSINGQVIPRSPAGHFAPTVRLQLGENTFILRYKNQKIKLNITRISTEATPLETVSFLKDSLTPSENIAILPGELVCFSAIAPQKATVSVKLAGQTIPLSSQSQSLELPDNKAVLTGQNQPIKANTVKYQGCGVIANNLSFSADKKILDLGKPEYQLTLNNQTLTQNATGQISILSPTQFEIAEVIAEEGTARTGPSTDNSRLTPLPKGTRARIIGRQGEFLRLDYGGWIKANETRITTEPIPPNSLIRSASSRQVGDWLEVSFPLQTPVPITVKQEDQSFTLTLYNTTAQTDTIRFNDNALISRMDWQPVLSPLGEKAQDAVQYTFHFKTKQQWGYKLRYDGTTLVLSFKNPPQLQSNLPLSGLNILIDPGHGSQNDLGAKGPTGYPEKDVTLVVSKLLEAELIKRGASVFMTRQGDEDLYPQDRVKMINKQEPDLSISIHYNALPDNGDAIKTKGVSTFWYNPQAHSLAVFLHHYLVKTLNRPSYGVFWNNLALTRPTVAPSVLLELGFMINPEEFEWIVNPQEQQKLAITLADGIVEWVKLTQ, encoded by the coding sequence ATGAAACAGATTCTAGGATTAACAGCCATGATCAGTTTGGCTTTGTCATCTTCAATATCGGCAGAACAACCTTTATATGTTGCTTATCCACCCGATGATCACAAAACAACATCTGACCGTATTTTTTTAATTGGAACGGCTGCACAGGAAGGAGAAGTGTCAATTAATGGTCAAGTTATTCCCCGAAGTCCTGCTGGTCACTTTGCACCCACTGTTCGATTGCAGCTTGGGGAAAACACCTTCATTCTACGCTATAAAAATCAAAAAATCAAACTCAATATTACTCGAATTTCAACGGAAGCTACTCCCTTAGAAACAGTAAGCTTTTTAAAGGATTCATTGACTCCCTCTGAGAATATCGCTATACTTCCAGGGGAGCTTGTTTGTTTTAGTGCGATCGCTCCGCAAAAGGCAACGGTTTCTGTTAAATTAGCGGGACAAACAATTCCGTTATCCTCACAATCTCAAAGCTTAGAATTACCCGATAACAAAGCCGTTTTAACCGGACAGAATCAACCTATCAAAGCCAATACTGTAAAATATCAAGGCTGTGGTGTCATTGCAAACAATTTAAGCTTTTCAGCAGATAAAAAAATATTAGATTTAGGCAAACCTGAGTATCAATTAACCCTGAATAATCAGACCCTTACTCAAAATGCAACCGGGCAAATTTCTATTCTTTCTCCCACTCAATTTGAAATTGCTGAAGTGATTGCGGAGGAAGGAACTGCACGCACCGGGCCTAGTACCGATAATTCTCGTTTAACCCCCTTGCCTAAAGGAACTCGTGCTCGAATTATAGGACGACAAGGGGAGTTTTTACGGCTTGATTATGGGGGGTGGATTAAAGCGAATGAAACCCGAATTACCACCGAACCAATACCACCAAATTCTCTAATTAGAAGTGCAAGTTCTCGCCAAGTTGGAGACTGGTTAGAAGTGTCATTTCCCCTCCAAACACCTGTTCCAATAACGGTTAAACAAGAAGATCAAAGTTTTACTTTAACCCTCTATAATACAACGGCTCAAACGGATACAATTCGTTTTAATGATAATGCTTTAATTTCCCGTATGGATTGGCAACCTGTGTTATCTCCTTTGGGAGAAAAAGCACAAGATGCGGTGCAATATACCTTTCATTTTAAAACAAAACAACAATGGGGTTATAAATTGCGTTATGATGGTACAACCTTAGTTTTATCTTTCAAAAATCCCCCGCAATTACAATCAAATTTACCTTTATCGGGGTTAAATATTTTAATTGATCCAGGTCATGGGAGTCAAAATGATTTAGGGGCAAAAGGGCCAACGGGTTATCCTGAAAAAGATGTTACTTTAGTGGTTTCTAAACTATTAGAAGCAGAACTGATTAAACGCGGTGCTTCGGTGTTTATGACCCGCCAAGGGGATGAGGATTTGTATCCCCAAGACCGAGTAAAAATGATCAATAAACAAGAACCCGATTTATCAATTTCTATTCATTATAATGCTTTGCCCGATAATGGAGATGCCATTAAAACAAAAGGAGTGAGCACCTTTTGGTATAACCCCCAAGCTCATAGTTTAGCGGTGTTTTTACATCACTATTTAGTGAAGACATTAAACCGTCCTTCCTATGGGGTCTTTTGGAATAATTTAGCCTTAACTCGTCCCACGGTCGCGCCATCGGTTTTACTGGAATTAGGATTTATGATTAATCCAGAAGAATTTGAATGGATTGTTAATCCTCAAGAACAACAAAAATTAGCTATAACTTTAGCAGATGGGATAGTAGAATGGGTAAAATTAACCCAATAA
- the frr gene encoding ribosome recycling factor, translating to MKLPEVEDHMIKALEATQRSFNTIRTGRANTSLLDRITVEYYGSPMPLKAVANISTPDATTIAIQPFERNMLNIVEKAILVSDIGLTPNNDGSIIRLNIPSLTTERRKELVKQVAKLAEEGKVAVRNIRRDAIDSVRKQEKSSELSKDEAADLQDSVQKLTDKYIAKIDEALAAKEKDITTV from the coding sequence GTGAAGTTACCTGAAGTTGAAGATCACATGATCAAAGCGCTGGAAGCAACTCAGCGCTCCTTTAATACGATTCGGACTGGCCGAGCCAATACCAGTTTATTGGATCGAATTACAGTGGAATATTATGGCAGTCCCATGCCTTTAAAAGCCGTGGCAAATATTAGCACCCCCGATGCCACCACCATTGCGATTCAGCCTTTTGAACGCAATATGCTTAATATCGTTGAAAAAGCGATTTTAGTCTCTGATATTGGGTTAACACCCAATAACGATGGTTCTATTATTCGTCTGAATATCCCCTCCTTAACCACTGAACGACGGAAAGAATTAGTCAAACAAGTGGCTAAATTAGCTGAAGAAGGGAAAGTCGCGGTGAGAAATATTCGTCGGGATGCCATTGACTCTGTACGGAAACAAGAAAAAAGTAGCGAACTCTCTAAAGACGAAGCGGCTGATTTACAAGATTCCGTCCAGAAACTCACAGACAAATACATTGCTAAAATCGACGAAGCCTTAGCAGCCAAAGAAAAGGACATCACGACTGTTTAA
- a CDS encoding GAF domain-containing protein, whose product MIVNQHQWEQLRECCRNDVAFAQLQEILNLKLLPSELEIAGLTGWVDLEDLANNSEDIFIEYDLNLRYVQINLAGAIALGIHPSDIVGKRNQDFFNQQARELDQSVQYVLKTGENLRVNHEISLPTGGKVYNSLYTPIKDPDGTVTGVIGVCRDISHLRQLQELSNPPLIQAQLKYQRYQSLSTIIERINQCLELETLLQTATRELQNDLNVDRVAILQWYPQAEEIKGKYIAETVLTAFPSLLNFEITTEELLGFNLNHPSQQAIIIPDIYYGGFNQLLLQWSIDYQIRANLGVPLYTTQQLWGFLWVQDCHQRRDWQPNEIEFIQEIAKHLETAIQQRELWQATSRQLDQRKTLTRVISRIRNTLNLDQIFQATVTEVRQLLNADRVGIFYFNPNSGYGEGEFISEAVVAEFDSALEKKVNDHCFSERFYHLYQQGKINAISDINQANLQDCHFQILAEFKIRANLVVPLLKAEKLWGLLCIHQCNSPRHWQSEEIEFVSQIAQNLEVALQQIDYIEQVQEQAKKLVQLTEREKAAEQQKLLYQVVEKIRNSLDIATIFNTTAAEVRTFLNVDRVVVYRFNSDWSGYFVAESVIEGWNSLFDTVPMIQDTYLQETLGGRYRDNKTYAVDDIYTAGHQECHVRLLEQLQARSYIIVPILQGQFLWGLLAVYQNSYPRHWQDEEIKLLAQIGTQFGIALLQAELYAQTQKRAEELAQDLRQTQTQLVQSEKMSSLGQLVAGVAHEINNPVNFIYGNLSYVTDYTRDLLDLVQLYQEKSLNAEPEIEEKIEEIEFDFIREDLPKILSSMKVGADRIRQLVLSLRNFSRLDESEVKPVDIHEGIDSTLLILQHRLKSKPERPPIEIIKKYGKLPKVECYAAQLNQVFMNIISNAIDELESLSKECSETQYLMIQIQTEWLSSTKEHPLERVRIAIQDNGHGIPEHIRKHIFDPFFTTKPVGKGTGLGLSISYQIVVEKHKGMIECQALPEQGTEFIVEIPVHQGR is encoded by the coding sequence ATGATCGTAAATCAGCATCAATGGGAGCAGTTACGAGAATGCTGTCGAAATGACGTTGCATTTGCTCAATTACAGGAAATTTTAAATCTGAAACTGTTACCGTCTGAACTAGAAATAGCGGGTTTGACGGGTTGGGTAGACTTAGAAGATCTTGCCAATAACAGTGAAGATATTTTTATTGAATATGATCTGAATTTACGTTATGTTCAGATTAATCTAGCGGGAGCGATCGCGTTAGGGATTCATCCATCTGACATTGTAGGAAAAAGAAATCAAGACTTTTTTAATCAGCAAGCCAGAGAACTTGATCAATCTGTACAGTATGTCTTAAAAACGGGTGAAAACTTACGGGTGAATCACGAAATTTCTTTACCCACGGGCGGGAAAGTTTATAATAGTTTATATACCCCGATTAAAGATCCCGATGGAACAGTGACAGGTGTGATTGGAGTGTGTCGAGATATTAGCCATTTACGGCAACTTCAAGAACTATCAAATCCTCCCTTAATTCAAGCCCAATTAAAATATCAACGCTATCAATCTTTATCCACAATCATTGAACGCATTAATCAATGCCTGGAATTAGAAACCCTTTTACAAACTGCTACCCGCGAACTTCAAAACGATCTGAATGTAGATCGGGTTGCCATTCTACAATGGTATCCCCAAGCAGAAGAAATTAAAGGGAAATATATTGCAGAAACCGTTTTAACTGCGTTTCCATCTTTGTTGAATTTTGAGATTACCACTGAGGAATTATTAGGGTTTAATCTTAACCATCCATCGCAGCAAGCGATTATCATTCCAGATATTTATTATGGAGGATTTAATCAATTACTGTTACAATGGAGTATTGATTACCAAATCAGAGCCAACTTAGGGGTTCCTTTATATACAACCCAACAGTTGTGGGGATTTTTATGGGTGCAAGATTGCCACCAACGCCGAGATTGGCAACCTAATGAAATTGAATTTATCCAAGAAATTGCTAAACATTTAGAAACCGCGATTCAGCAACGAGAATTATGGCAAGCAACCTCTCGACAATTAGACCAACGAAAAACCTTAACACGGGTGATTTCTCGAATTCGGAACACGTTAAATTTAGATCAGATTTTTCAAGCCACAGTCACAGAAGTTCGACAACTTTTAAATGCAGATCGGGTTGGTATTTTCTATTTTAACCCTAATTCAGGATATGGAGAAGGGGAATTTATCTCAGAAGCGGTGGTAGCTGAATTTGATTCAGCTTTAGAGAAAAAAGTCAATGATCATTGTTTTTCTGAACGATTTTATCATCTGTATCAGCAAGGAAAAATCAACGCCATTTCTGATATTAATCAAGCCAATTTACAAGACTGCCATTTTCAGATTTTGGCAGAATTTAAAATTCGAGCTAATTTAGTCGTTCCTCTATTAAAAGCTGAAAAATTATGGGGTTTACTCTGCATCCATCAGTGTAACAGCCCTCGCCATTGGCAATCAGAAGAAATAGAATTTGTGAGTCAAATTGCTCAAAATTTAGAAGTTGCTTTACAACAAATTGATTATATTGAACAAGTTCAAGAACAAGCTAAAAAACTGGTGCAGTTAACGGAACGAGAAAAAGCAGCAGAACAGCAAAAATTATTATATCAAGTTGTTGAAAAAATTAGAAACTCCTTAGATATTGCCACTATTTTTAATACCACTGCTGCCGAAGTCCGAACCTTTTTAAATGTAGATCGAGTGGTGGTTTATCGGTTTAATTCCGATTGGTCAGGTTATTTTGTAGCAGAATCTGTGATTGAGGGATGGAATTCTTTATTTGATACCGTTCCCATGATTCAAGACACCTATTTACAAGAAACTTTAGGAGGACGTTATCGAGATAATAAAACCTATGCCGTTGATGATATTTACACCGCCGGACATCAAGAATGCCATGTGAGATTATTGGAACAATTACAGGCGAGATCCTATATTATTGTTCCGATTTTGCAAGGACAATTTCTCTGGGGTTTACTCGCTGTTTATCAAAATTCCTATCCCCGTCATTGGCAAGATGAAGAAATTAAATTATTAGCTCAAATTGGCACTCAATTTGGAATTGCTTTATTACAAGCTGAACTTTATGCTCAAACCCAAAAAAGAGCAGAAGAACTCGCGCAAGATTTACGACAAACCCAAACTCAATTAGTTCAAAGTGAAAAGATGTCAAGTTTGGGACAGTTAGTGGCTGGAGTTGCTCATGAAATTAATAACCCTGTTAACTTTATTTATGGAAACTTGAGTTATGTCACGGACTACACGAGAGATTTATTAGATTTAGTTCAATTATATCAAGAAAAATCCCTAAATGCTGAACCCGAAATAGAAGAAAAAATTGAGGAAATTGAATTTGATTTTATTCGGGAAGATTTACCGAAAATATTATCTTCAATGAAAGTTGGAGCCGACCGGATTCGTCAATTAGTATTATCCTTAAGAAACTTCTCCCGCTTAGATGAATCTGAGGTTAAACCCGTTGATATTCATGAAGGTATTGATAGCACCCTGTTAATTCTTCAACATCGCTTAAAATCCAAACCGGAGCGTCCTCCGATTGAAATTATTAAAAAATACGGGAAATTACCTAAAGTGGAATGCTATGCGGCTCAACTCAATCAAGTTTTTATGAATATTATTAGTAATGCCATTGATGAATTAGAATCACTGAGTAAGGAATGTTCAGAAACCCAATATTTAATGATCCAAATTCAAACTGAGTGGCTTTCGAGTACCAAAGAACATCCCCTAGAACGGGTCAGAATTGCAATTCAGGATAATGGTCATGGCATCCCTGAACACATCAGAAAACATATTTTTGATCCGTTTTTTACAACCAAACCTGTGGGGAAAGGAACGGGTTTAGGATTATCCATTAGTTATCAAATTGTTGTGGAAAAACATAAAGGGATGATTGAATGTCAAGCCTTACCAGAACAAGGAACAGAATTTATCGTGGAGATTCCGGTTCATCAAGGGAGATAA
- a CDS encoding geranylgeranyl reductase family protein, giving the protein MFDCIIVGAGPAGGAAAYHLAKRGRSVLILERSAFPRLKPCGGGVSPAIAQWFDFDFSPAISTTVERIRYTWQLDDAVESEIPTPMWMVRRDVFDQFLVDQAKGQGAQLQDNTEVTGIQFKSDHWQVNTATEPLTARYLIGADGAKGSMAKWLGLKQSKLRQSQFMEVSTDQSLLPSFEFGLVKNGSIWGFPKADGYSLSIATFIGGEPKDLSKDLLNYSAKAGLGNSTIYQHPLCLWDGDKTLHTQNALIAGEAASLVDPLSAEGIRPSILSGVKAAEAIDQALGGLGNALERYTQTMKEEWGSDMVWAGRLAGAFYRFPKVAYKAGVKMPAATKVMSKIFCGQLRYGDIANKAIKQLMPF; this is encoded by the coding sequence ATGTTTGACTGTATTATTGTTGGTGCTGGCCCAGCAGGGGGAGCAGCAGCCTATCATTTAGCAAAACGGGGACGTTCCGTGTTAATTTTGGAACGATCTGCCTTTCCTCGCTTAAAACCTTGTGGTGGGGGTGTTTCTCCCGCCATCGCCCAATGGTTTGATTTTGATTTTAGTCCGGCTATTTCCACAACCGTTGAGCGAATTCGCTATACCTGGCAATTAGATGATGCGGTGGAATCAGAAATTCCCACTCCGATGTGGATGGTGCGGCGAGACGTTTTCGATCAGTTTTTAGTGGATCAAGCTAAAGGTCAGGGGGCGCAACTACAGGATAATACGGAAGTCACAGGGATTCAATTTAAAAGCGATCATTGGCAAGTGAACACCGCCACTGAACCCTTAACGGCGCGATATTTAATTGGGGCTGATGGGGCGAAAGGTTCCATGGCAAAATGGTTAGGCTTGAAACAGTCTAAACTGCGTCAAAGCCAATTTATGGAAGTTTCAACGGATCAATCGTTGCTACCGAGTTTTGAGTTTGGCCTGGTGAAAAATGGCAGTATTTGGGGGTTCCCGAAAGCTGATGGTTATTCCCTAAGTATTGCCACCTTTATCGGGGGAGAACCTAAAGATCTCAGCAAGGACTTACTAAATTATTCAGCTAAAGCAGGTTTAGGGAATTCTACAATTTATCAGCATCCCCTGTGTCTCTGGGATGGAGATAAAACCCTTCATACCCAAAATGCCCTAATTGCAGGGGAAGCCGCCAGTTTAGTTGACCCATTATCGGCGGAGGGAATTCGTCCTTCTATTCTCAGTGGAGTTAAAGCCGCAGAAGCGATTGATCAAGCCTTAGGGGGTCTGGGTAATGCCTTAGAACGCTATACCCAAACGATGAAGGAAGAATGGGGTTCCGATATGGTTTGGGCTGGACGTTTAGCGGGTGCATTTTATCGGTTCCCAAAAGTAGCTTATAAAGCTGGGGTGAAAATGCCCGCCGCCACGAAAGTGATGAGTAAAATTTTCTGTGGTCAACTGCGGTATGGAGATATTGCTAATAAAGCCATTAAACAATTAATGCCATTCTAA
- a CDS encoding GAF domain-containing sensor histidine kinase, with amino-acid sequence MNGLENTQQLQSQLDQQVLLHRITNRIRQSLDLPGILTATVAEIRSFLGTDRIMIYEFSPDGSGEVVAESRFGDRLPSLLGLHFPADDIPAYTREMYCSLRQRTIVNVAGGTIGISHHLEETGTSSGIDYRTLDPCHQAYLTAMGVEASLVVPILLHPLNPVSSEKPKLWGLLVSHHAEPQPISESDIHLVQLLVDQLAIAIAQANLLSETQQQAQQEATINTVVSLLHERPTIELLAALEATVKALQGVGGRLYIQPNAPHSPEVFTWGKQPHPPAGIPSGILEEHPLWQHWLINGYGASSQANPTPNPALSPWVITDVYKEPQWRVLLRNFQSTPIRGILVLPIQYRQQLLGVLTIFRDEIDTETLWAGEFDPSVKQMMPRQSFEIWRESKQGQAQPWTEAELTLAKALIHQFAMAIQQYRLYQEVQCLNLNLEEQIDERTNQLKRALDFAKTLERITDQIRRTLDLKTTLSCLVREVRALLDTDRVVIYQLINQQAGEVVFEDRRDSIRSIVGMQTPEDCFPEDMVMLYRQGRMRAICDVYNENLALCHQEFLESLGVRANLIVPINQELKIWGLLIAHECTHPRNWETEELDILKQLADQAAIAIAQAELYEQSRRAAQNEQAKAEQLTHTLNELQKTQSQLIQTEKMLSLGRLVAGMAHEINNPINFIFGNLLYASEYTQNLLNLIQLYQRYYPYPTSEIVNYISTIELDFIAKDLPKILESMQSGADRIRQLVLSLRNFARLDQADLKFVDLHEGIESTLLLLQHRLNINSDAPEIQVKRHYGNLPPVECYASLLNQVFMNILSNAIDALAFKTQGSNQTFSTSEQTQPCLEIRTALRDEITALPKIVISIIDNGTGIPNALLPHIFDPFFTTKPVGQGTGLGLSISYQIIVEKHKGSLKCLSHWGLGTEFKIEIPLRQSLSDVTLNS; translated from the coding sequence ATGAATGGGCTGGAAAATACACAACAACTTCAATCTCAATTAGATCAACAGGTTTTACTGCATCGGATTACGAACCGGATTCGACAATCCCTAGACTTACCCGGTATTTTAACAGCCACCGTTGCCGAAATCCGTTCATTTCTAGGAACGGATCGGATTATGATTTATGAATTTAGTCCCGATGGCAGTGGGGAGGTGGTAGCAGAATCTCGGTTTGGAGATCGCCTCCCGTCCTTATTGGGATTACATTTTCCCGCCGATGATATTCCTGCTTATACTCGTGAAATGTATTGTTCCCTCCGTCAACGCACCATTGTGAATGTTGCAGGGGGAACTATTGGTATCAGTCACCATTTAGAAGAGACTGGAACCTCATCGGGGATTGATTATCGCACCCTTGATCCCTGTCATCAAGCTTATTTAACCGCTATGGGGGTAGAGGCTTCTCTGGTGGTTCCGATTTTACTCCATCCCCTCAATCCGGTTAGTTCTGAGAAACCTAAGCTTTGGGGATTATTAGTTTCCCATCACGCCGAACCTCAACCTATTTCTGAATCCGATATCCACCTTGTCCAATTATTAGTCGATCAACTGGCGATTGCTATTGCTCAGGCAAATTTACTCAGTGAGACGCAACAACAAGCCCAACAGGAAGCCACGATTAACACTGTTGTGTCTCTCCTCCATGAACGCCCCACCATTGAACTGTTAGCAGCCTTAGAAGCAACGGTGAAAGCGTTGCAAGGAGTGGGAGGACGGCTTTATATTCAACCCAATGCGCCCCATTCCCCGGAAGTCTTTACCTGGGGGAAACAGCCCCATCCTCCTGCTGGAATTCCTTCAGGGATTTTAGAAGAACATCCGTTGTGGCAACATTGGTTAATCAATGGTTATGGAGCCTCCTCTCAAGCTAACCCCACCCCGAATCCAGCCTTATCTCCTTGGGTAATTACGGATGTTTATAAAGAACCTCAATGGCGAGTCTTGCTCCGCAATTTTCAATCAACACCGATTCGAGGAATATTAGTTTTACCGATTCAATATCGTCAACAATTATTAGGGGTTTTGACAATTTTTCGGGACGAAATTGATACCGAAACCCTTTGGGCGGGAGAATTTGACCCTAGTGTCAAACAAATGATGCCTCGACAGTCCTTTGAAATTTGGCGAGAATCTAAACAAGGTCAAGCCCAACCTTGGACAGAAGCAGAATTAACCTTAGCCAAAGCATTAATTCATCAATTTGCAATGGCAATTCAACAATATCGATTATATCAAGAAGTTCAGTGTTTAAACCTGAATTTAGAGGAGCAAATTGATGAACGAACCAATCAACTTAAACGAGCTTTAGATTTTGCTAAAACTTTAGAACGAATTACGGATCAAATTCGTCGAACGTTAGATTTAAAAACTACATTGTCGTGTTTAGTCCGAGAAGTTAGAGCGTTATTAGATACGGATCGGGTCGTTATTTATCAGCTGATCAATCAACAAGCTGGAGAAGTCGTATTTGAAGATCGGCGAGACTCCATTCGTTCCATTGTCGGGATGCAAACACCGGAGGATTGTTTTCCTGAAGACATGGTGATGCTTTATCGACAAGGACGAATGAGAGCAATTTGTGATGTTTATAATGAAAATTTAGCACTGTGTCATCAGGAATTTTTAGAAAGTTTGGGGGTGCGGGCTAATTTAATTGTTCCCATTAACCAAGAATTGAAGATCTGGGGATTATTAATTGCCCATGAATGTACCCATCCTCGCAATTGGGAAACTGAGGAATTGGATATTTTAAAACAATTAGCGGATCAAGCTGCGATCGCCATTGCTCAAGCTGAATTGTATGAACAAAGTCGCAGAGCCGCCCAAAATGAACAAGCTAAAGCTGAACAACTGACTCATACCCTCAATGAACTCCAAAAAACTCAAAGTCAACTAATTCAAACGGAAAAAATGCTCAGTTTGGGGCGATTAGTTGCGGGGATGGCTCATGAAATCAATAATCCAATTAATTTTATCTTTGGTAATTTGCTATATGCCAGTGAATATACCCAGAATTTATTAAATCTAATTCAACTTTATCAACGCTATTATCCCTATCCGACCTCAGAAATTGTTAACTATATTAGTACCATCGAGTTAGATTTTATTGCTAAAGATCTGCCTAAAATTTTGGAATCTATGCAAAGTGGAGCCGACCGCATTCGTCAATTAGTGTTATCCCTTCGCAATTTTGCCCGACTCGATCAAGCGGATTTAAAATTTGTTGATCTCCATGAAGGAATTGAAAGTACATTATTGCTGTTACAACATCGTCTCAACATTAATTCCGACGCTCCCGAAATTCAAGTTAAGCGACACTATGGCAACCTTCCTCCGGTGGAATGTTATGCCAGTCTCTTAAATCAAGTGTTTATGAATATTCTCAGTAATGCCATTGATGCGTTAGCATTTAAAACACAAGGATCGAATCAGACTTTTTCCACCTCTGAACAGACACAACCCTGCTTAGAGATTCGTACCGCTTTGAGGGATGAAATTACAGCTTTACCGAAAATTGTGATCTCGATCATTGACAATGGTACAGGGATTCCTAACGCATTACTTCCCCATATCTTTGATCCGTTTTTTACCACAAAACCTGTGGGCCAAGGAACAGGGTTAGGATTATCAATTAGTTATCAAATTATTGTTGAAAAACATAAAGGATCGCTAAAATGTCTTTCTCACTGGGGGCTGGGAACCGAATTTAAAATTGAAATTCCCTTGCGGCAATCTCTTTCGGATGTTACCCTCAATTCCTAA
- a CDS encoding metallophosphoesterase encodes MQFVFDPPIARKINKMKERVRWQDPLIMNQGIDQTSLVIDDGKNQDTEFSFLVIGDSGTGYKPNPSPQRKVAELLLENQENCRFIIHTGDVVYLVGSSEYYPDNFIHPYREFLVGGETPQKIPYDRMVFNLPFLPVLGNHDYYDLPWVYSLLAQLIWLPRHLLFSQFDFDIGWHGSFQGKAYAQAFLDYLATINPLQLQHHLDQHYTAKTNTGRCLRYQPGLFTRLPNRYYTFRYGEIDFFALDSNTFNAPEPLPNTLQGEDLRSQLQQRSNTIELEKQQFMKELDILQGQPGKSDEIVHDYLEKIEQLEEQKMDIQKQLNAPQDITIDFEQLNWLKQRLIESWHTSEVRGRVLYFHHPPYVTEATKWNQAQTIAVRNNLRYVLNEVSNTLGNLIENRPIVDLVLNGHAHCLEHLYTGNTGFADSYIHWLICGGSGYSLRRQRPEGNQLMEFFETETGVKSRSIAESLLFVGRTGQGREKRRPYSGLRIDVLGGKSPKFRVKPLITERFKSRWKTQEQNAFIL; translated from the coding sequence ATGCAGTTTGTATTTGATCCTCCCATTGCCAGAAAAATCAATAAAATGAAAGAGCGGGTTCGGTGGCAAGATCCGTTAATTATGAATCAAGGTATTGATCAAACCTCTTTAGTCATTGACGATGGAAAAAATCAGGATACTGAATTTTCCTTTTTAGTAATTGGAGATAGTGGAACAGGGTATAAACCGAATCCCAGTCCTCAACGAAAAGTTGCAGAATTGTTATTAGAAAACCAGGAGAATTGCCGTTTTATTATTCATACGGGAGATGTTGTTTATTTAGTCGGTTCGAGTGAATATTACCCGGATAATTTTATTCATCCCTATCGAGAATTTTTAGTTGGAGGGGAAACTCCTCAAAAGATTCCTTATGATCGAATGGTATTTAATTTGCCTTTTTTACCCGTTTTAGGTAATCATGATTATTATGATTTACCTTGGGTTTATAGTTTATTAGCTCAGTTGATTTGGTTGCCTCGTCATCTTCTCTTTTCTCAATTTGATTTTGATATTGGTTGGCATGGTTCGTTTCAAGGAAAAGCTTATGCTCAAGCGTTTTTAGATTATTTAGCAACGATTAATCCTTTACAACTTCAACACCATTTAGACCAACATTATACCGCTAAAACCAATACAGGTCGATGTCTGCGCTATCAACCCGGACTGTTTACTCGTTTACCGAATCGTTACTATACCTTTCGTTATGGTGAAATTGATTTTTTTGCCTTAGATTCTAATACCTTTAATGCTCCTGAACCCTTACCGAATACGCTTCAGGGGGAAGATTTGCGATCGCAATTGCAGCAACGATCTAATACAATTGAACTGGAAAAACAACAATTCATGAAAGAATTAGATATCCTTCAAGGTCAGCCGGGAAAAAGCGATGAAATTGTTCATGATTATTTAGAAAAAATAGAACAATTAGAAGAACAAAAAATGGATATTCAGAAACAACTGAATGCTCCTCAAGATATTACCATTGATTTTGAACAACTGAACTGGTTAAAACAACGTTTAATTGAATCTTGGCATACTTCAGAAGTGCGAGGACGAGTGCTGTATTTCCATCATCCTCCTTATGTTACAGAAGCCACAAAATGGAATCAAGCTCAAACTATTGCTGTGCGAAATAACTTGCGTTATGTTTTAAATGAAGTGTCTAATACCCTTGGCAACCTGATAGAAAATCGCCCGATTGTAGATTTAGTTTTGAATGGTCATGCTCATTGTTTAGAACATTTATATACAGGAAATACAGGCTTTGCAGATTCCTATATTCATTGGTTAATTTGTGGGGGAAGTGGCTATAGTTTACGCCGACAACGCCCCGAAGGGAATCAACTAATGGAGTTTTTTGAAACCGAAACCGGAGTAAAATCGCGCTCAATTGCGGAATCGTTATTATTTGTAGGTCGTACAGGTCAGGGTCGAGAAAAACGTCGCCCCTATTCGGGTTTACGCATTGATGTTTTAGGGGGAAAATCACCGAAATTTAGGGTCAAACCCTTAATTACAGAACGATTTAAAAGTCGATGGAAGACCCAAGAACAGAACGCTTTTATACTTTAA